One window from the genome of Calliopsis andreniformis isolate RMS-2024a chromosome 12, iyCalAndr_principal, whole genome shotgun sequence encodes:
- the Nedd4 gene encoding E3 ubiquitin-protein ligase Nedd4 isoform X1 — protein MAEEHVYGYNPPPGVDGESRDETTSKLRLKVIAGHQLAKKDIFGASDPYVRVDLNTINGDETVDSALTKTKKKTLNPVWEEEFIFRVKPVDHKLVLQVFDENRLTRDDFLGMVELTLVNVPKEQEGQTIPARRYLLRPRSNHSSQRSRVKGTLEVYHAYISDSSTANTDNGDAASDSGGWEMVQPVNVNRPLQTVAFDSPLPPGWEERQDANGRTYYVNHIARFTQWERPTEANTSPTGNMTIERNFSTAATEFQRRFHISADNENRHRSSINQDGEIPREEDEDSETRECEVENHRGGGIGDTSSDSGHSVDQRGYVSEYEEQSDDNVDSPAGSRRSSEQIETPKPTLPASSDEGLPLGWGMQVAPNGRVFFIDHNERTTTWIDPRTGRPSSIPNHIAPSTTPRSDLDQLGPLPEGWEERVHIDGRIFFIDHNTRTTQWEDPRMSNPQIAGPAVPYSRDYKRKYEYLKSQLRKPNNVPNKFEIKVGRSNILEDSYRIISSVNRVEILKTKLWVEFEGEIGLDYGGLAREWFFLLSKEMFNPYYGLFEYSAMDNYTLQINPFSGVCNEEHLNYFKFIGRIAGMAVYHGKLLDAFFIRPFYKMMLGKPIDLKDMESVDSEYYNSLLWIKENDPSELELTFCVDEESFGHTSQRELKPDGANIPLTDKNKDEYIGLVIQWRFVSRVQEQMNAFLEGFNALIPPTLVKIFDEHELELLMCGIQHIDVKDWKQNTLYKGDYHANHIVVQWFWRVVLSFSNEMRSRLLQFVTGTSRVPMNGFKELYGSNGPQLFTIEKWGRPENYPRAHTCFNRIDLPPYESYQQLREKLIKAIEGSQGFAGVD, from the exons ATGGCAGAGGAACACGTTTATGGGTATAATCCGCCACCCGGAGTTGACGGAGAATCT AGAGATGAGACTACTAGCAAGCTGAGGTTAAAGGTAATCGCTGGGCACCAACTAGCTAAGAAAGATATCTTTGGTGCAAGCGATCCTTATGTACGTGTTGACTTGAATACTATAAATGGTGATGAAACTGTGGATTCTGCACTTACAAAAACTAAAAAGAAAACTTTAAATCCCGTTTGGGAAGAAGAATTCATATTTAGA GTTAAACCTGTTGACCATAAGTTGGTGCTACAAGTATTTGATGAGAACAGATTAACAAGAGATGATTTCCTTGGAATGGTAGAATTGACATTAGTTAATGTACCTAAAGAACAAGAAGGTCAAACAATCCCTGCCAGACGTTATTTACTTCGACCACGCAG TAATCATTCCAGTCAGCGTTCGAGAGTGAAAGGTACCTTGGAAGTATATCATGCATATATTTCCGACTCGTCTACTGCAAATACTGACAATGGAGATGCTGCATCTGACTCAGGAGGATGGGAAATGGTACAACCGGTAAATGTCAATCGTCCTTTGCAAACA GTAGCATTTGACTCACCTTTACCACCAGGATGGGAAGAAAGACAAGATGCAAATGGGCGAACGTATTATGTTAATCACATAGCACGATTTACGCAATGGGAACGTCCAACAGAAGC TAACACTTCACCCACTGGAAATATGACGATTGAACGAAATTTTAGTACTGCAGCAACTGAATTCCAACGACGTTTTCATATTAGTGCGGATAACGAAAACAGACACAGAAGTTCGATTAATCAG GATGGTGAAATTCCTCGCGAGGAAGATGAAGATTCAGAAACAAGAGAGTGTGAGGTTGAGAATCATAGGGGAGGGGGTATTGGGGATACTTCTTCAGACTCTGGACATTCTGTCGATCAACGTGGCTACGTTAGCGAATACGAAGAACAG AGTGACGATAATGTTGACAGCCCAGCTGGGTCTAGACGATCATCAGAACAG ATCGAAACCCCGAAACCTACGCTACCTGCATCAAGCGATGAAGGACTACCGCTTGGATGGGGTATGCAAGTAGCTCCGAATGGTAGAGTATTTTTCATTGATCATAATGAAAGGACAACAACATGGATTGATCCTCGGACAGGACGTCCAAGTTCGATACCTAATCATATCGCTCCTTCTACTACACCAAGAAGTGATTTAGATCAACTTGGACCTCTTCCTGAAGGTTGGGAAGAAAGAGTTCACATTGACGGGAGAATATTTTTCATAGATCACA ATACAAGGACAACTCAGTGGGAAGATCCACGTATGTCTAATCCACAAATTGCTGGCCCG GCTGTGCCATATTCAAGAGATTATAAACGCAAATATGAATATCTGAAATCTCAGCTGAGAAAGCCT AATAATGTTCCtaataaatttgaaataaaagttGGTCGAAGTAATATTCTCGAAGATTCTTACCGTATAATTAGTTCGGTTAATAGAGTTgagatattgaaaacaaaattatGGGTTGAATTTGAAGGAGAAATCGGTTTGGATTATGGAGGACTTGCTAGAGAGTGGTTTTTCCTGCTGTCAAaagaaatgttcaatccttattaTGGACTCTTTGAATATTCTGCTAT ggATAATTATACTTTACAAATTAACCCCTTTTCGGGAGTTTGTAACGAAGAACATTTGAATTACTTTAAATTTATTGGTCGCATAGCAGGTATGGCTGTTTATCACGGTAAACTGTTGGATG CATTCTTCATTCggccattttataaaatgatgtTGGGTAAACCTATTGATTTAAAAGATATGGAAAGCGTGGATTCAGAATACTACAATTcgctattgtggattaaagaaaacGATCCTAGTGAATTAGAACTCACATTCTGTGTCGACGAGGAAAGTTTTGGTCACACCTCTCAAAGAGAACTTAAACCAGATGGTGCTAACATACCATTAACGGATAAAAATAAAGATGAATACATCGGATTAGTTATACAATGGCGATTCGTGTCAAGAGTTCAAGAACAAATGAATGCGTTTTTAGAAGGATTCAATGCTCTAATACCACCAACGCTAGTCAAAATATTTGACGAACATGAATTAGAATTACTGATGTGTGGTATTCAGCACATTGACGTGAAAGACTGGAAACAAAATACGCTATACAAAGGAGATTATCATGCTAATCATATTGTTGTACAGTGGTTTTGGCGTGTGGTTCTTTCGTTTAGCAATGAAATGCGCTCAAGACTGTTACAGTTTGTCACAGGAACATCACGAGTACCAATGAACGGTTTTAAAGAATTGTATGGTAGCAATGGGCCACAATTATTTACGATCGAGAAGTGGGGCAGACCAGAAAATTATCCAAGGGCTCATACTTG TTTCAATCGTATTGACCTTCCTCCTTACGAAAGTTATCAACAACTCAGGGAAAAATTGATAAAAGCAATTGAAGGTTCTCAAGGTTTTGCTGGAGTGGATTAG
- the Nedd4 gene encoding E3 ubiquitin-protein ligase Nedd4 isoform X5, giving the protein MAEEHVYGYNPPPGVDGESRDETTSKLRLKVIAGHQLAKKDIFGASDPYVRVDLNTINGDETVDSALTKTKKKTLNPVWEEEFIFRVKPVDHKLVLQVFDENRLTRDDFLGMVELTLVNVPKEQEGQTIPARRYLLRPRSNHSSQRSRVKGTLEVYHAYISDSSTANTDNGDAASDSGGWEMVQPVNVNRPLQTVAFDSPLPPGWEERQDANGRTYYVNHIARFTQWERPTEANTSPTGNMTIERNFSTAATEFQRRFHISADNENRHRSSINQSDDNVDSPAGSRRSSEQIETPKPTLPASSDEGLPLGWGMQVAPNGRVFFIDHNERTTTWIDPRTGRPSSIPNHIAPSTTPRSDLDQLGPLPEGWEERVHIDGRIFFIDHNTRTTQWEDPRMSNPQIAGPAVPYSRDYKRKYEYLKSQLRKPNNVPNKFEIKVGRSNILEDSYRIISSVNRVEILKTKLWVEFEGEIGLDYGGLAREWFFLLSKEMFNPYYGLFEYSAMDNYTLQINPFSGVCNEEHLNYFKFIGRIAGMAVYHGKLLDAFFIRPFYKMMLGKPIDLKDMESVDSEYYNSLLWIKENDPSELELTFCVDEESFGHTSQRELKPDGANIPLTDKNKDEYIGLVIQWRFVSRVQEQMNAFLEGFNALIPPTLVKIFDEHELELLMCGIQHIDVKDWKQNTLYKGDYHANHIVVQWFWRVVLSFSNEMRSRLLQFVTGTSRVPMNGFKELYGSNGPQLFTIEKWGRPENYPRAHTCFNRIDLPPYESYQQLREKLIKAIEGSQGFAGVD; this is encoded by the exons ATGGCAGAGGAACACGTTTATGGGTATAATCCGCCACCCGGAGTTGACGGAGAATCT AGAGATGAGACTACTAGCAAGCTGAGGTTAAAGGTAATCGCTGGGCACCAACTAGCTAAGAAAGATATCTTTGGTGCAAGCGATCCTTATGTACGTGTTGACTTGAATACTATAAATGGTGATGAAACTGTGGATTCTGCACTTACAAAAACTAAAAAGAAAACTTTAAATCCCGTTTGGGAAGAAGAATTCATATTTAGA GTTAAACCTGTTGACCATAAGTTGGTGCTACAAGTATTTGATGAGAACAGATTAACAAGAGATGATTTCCTTGGAATGGTAGAATTGACATTAGTTAATGTACCTAAAGAACAAGAAGGTCAAACAATCCCTGCCAGACGTTATTTACTTCGACCACGCAG TAATCATTCCAGTCAGCGTTCGAGAGTGAAAGGTACCTTGGAAGTATATCATGCATATATTTCCGACTCGTCTACTGCAAATACTGACAATGGAGATGCTGCATCTGACTCAGGAGGATGGGAAATGGTACAACCGGTAAATGTCAATCGTCCTTTGCAAACA GTAGCATTTGACTCACCTTTACCACCAGGATGGGAAGAAAGACAAGATGCAAATGGGCGAACGTATTATGTTAATCACATAGCACGATTTACGCAATGGGAACGTCCAACAGAAGC TAACACTTCACCCACTGGAAATATGACGATTGAACGAAATTTTAGTACTGCAGCAACTGAATTCCAACGACGTTTTCATATTAGTGCGGATAACGAAAACAGACACAGAAGTTCGATTAATCAG AGTGACGATAATGTTGACAGCCCAGCTGGGTCTAGACGATCATCAGAACAG ATCGAAACCCCGAAACCTACGCTACCTGCATCAAGCGATGAAGGACTACCGCTTGGATGGGGTATGCAAGTAGCTCCGAATGGTAGAGTATTTTTCATTGATCATAATGAAAGGACAACAACATGGATTGATCCTCGGACAGGACGTCCAAGTTCGATACCTAATCATATCGCTCCTTCTACTACACCAAGAAGTGATTTAGATCAACTTGGACCTCTTCCTGAAGGTTGGGAAGAAAGAGTTCACATTGACGGGAGAATATTTTTCATAGATCACA ATACAAGGACAACTCAGTGGGAAGATCCACGTATGTCTAATCCACAAATTGCTGGCCCG GCTGTGCCATATTCAAGAGATTATAAACGCAAATATGAATATCTGAAATCTCAGCTGAGAAAGCCT AATAATGTTCCtaataaatttgaaataaaagttGGTCGAAGTAATATTCTCGAAGATTCTTACCGTATAATTAGTTCGGTTAATAGAGTTgagatattgaaaacaaaattatGGGTTGAATTTGAAGGAGAAATCGGTTTGGATTATGGAGGACTTGCTAGAGAGTGGTTTTTCCTGCTGTCAAaagaaatgttcaatccttattaTGGACTCTTTGAATATTCTGCTAT ggATAATTATACTTTACAAATTAACCCCTTTTCGGGAGTTTGTAACGAAGAACATTTGAATTACTTTAAATTTATTGGTCGCATAGCAGGTATGGCTGTTTATCACGGTAAACTGTTGGATG CATTCTTCATTCggccattttataaaatgatgtTGGGTAAACCTATTGATTTAAAAGATATGGAAAGCGTGGATTCAGAATACTACAATTcgctattgtggattaaagaaaacGATCCTAGTGAATTAGAACTCACATTCTGTGTCGACGAGGAAAGTTTTGGTCACACCTCTCAAAGAGAACTTAAACCAGATGGTGCTAACATACCATTAACGGATAAAAATAAAGATGAATACATCGGATTAGTTATACAATGGCGATTCGTGTCAAGAGTTCAAGAACAAATGAATGCGTTTTTAGAAGGATTCAATGCTCTAATACCACCAACGCTAGTCAAAATATTTGACGAACATGAATTAGAATTACTGATGTGTGGTATTCAGCACATTGACGTGAAAGACTGGAAACAAAATACGCTATACAAAGGAGATTATCATGCTAATCATATTGTTGTACAGTGGTTTTGGCGTGTGGTTCTTTCGTTTAGCAATGAAATGCGCTCAAGACTGTTACAGTTTGTCACAGGAACATCACGAGTACCAATGAACGGTTTTAAAGAATTGTATGGTAGCAATGGGCCACAATTATTTACGATCGAGAAGTGGGGCAGACCAGAAAATTATCCAAGGGCTCATACTTG TTTCAATCGTATTGACCTTCCTCCTTACGAAAGTTATCAACAACTCAGGGAAAAATTGATAAAAGCAATTGAAGGTTCTCAAGGTTTTGCTGGAGTGGATTAG
- the Nedd4 gene encoding E3 ubiquitin-protein ligase Nedd4 isoform X3, protein MAEEHVYGYNPPPGVDGESRDETTSKLRLKVIAGHQLAKKDIFGASDPYVRVDLNTINGDETVDSALTKTKKKTLNPVWEEEFIFRVKPVDHKLVLQVFDENRLTRDDFLGMVELTLVNVPKEQEGQTIPARRYLLRPRSNHSSQRSRVKGTLEVYHAYISDSSTANTDNGDAASDSGGWEMVQPVAFDSPLPPGWEERQDANGRTYYVNHIARFTQWERPTEANTSPTGNMTIERNFSTAATEFQRRFHISADNENRHRSSINQDGEIPREEDEDSETRECEVENHRGGGIGDTSSDSGHSVDQRGYVSEYEEQSDDNVDSPAGSRRSSEQIETPKPTLPASSDEGLPLGWGMQVAPNGRVFFIDHNERTTTWIDPRTGRPSSIPNHIAPSTTPRSDLDQLGPLPEGWEERVHIDGRIFFIDHNTRTTQWEDPRMSNPQIAGPAVPYSRDYKRKYEYLKSQLRKPNNVPNKFEIKVGRSNILEDSYRIISSVNRVEILKTKLWVEFEGEIGLDYGGLAREWFFLLSKEMFNPYYGLFEYSAMDNYTLQINPFSGVCNEEHLNYFKFIGRIAGMAVYHGKLLDAFFIRPFYKMMLGKPIDLKDMESVDSEYYNSLLWIKENDPSELELTFCVDEESFGHTSQRELKPDGANIPLTDKNKDEYIGLVIQWRFVSRVQEQMNAFLEGFNALIPPTLVKIFDEHELELLMCGIQHIDVKDWKQNTLYKGDYHANHIVVQWFWRVVLSFSNEMRSRLLQFVTGTSRVPMNGFKELYGSNGPQLFTIEKWGRPENYPRAHTCFNRIDLPPYESYQQLREKLIKAIEGSQGFAGVD, encoded by the exons ATGGCAGAGGAACACGTTTATGGGTATAATCCGCCACCCGGAGTTGACGGAGAATCT AGAGATGAGACTACTAGCAAGCTGAGGTTAAAGGTAATCGCTGGGCACCAACTAGCTAAGAAAGATATCTTTGGTGCAAGCGATCCTTATGTACGTGTTGACTTGAATACTATAAATGGTGATGAAACTGTGGATTCTGCACTTACAAAAACTAAAAAGAAAACTTTAAATCCCGTTTGGGAAGAAGAATTCATATTTAGA GTTAAACCTGTTGACCATAAGTTGGTGCTACAAGTATTTGATGAGAACAGATTAACAAGAGATGATTTCCTTGGAATGGTAGAATTGACATTAGTTAATGTACCTAAAGAACAAGAAGGTCAAACAATCCCTGCCAGACGTTATTTACTTCGACCACGCAG TAATCATTCCAGTCAGCGTTCGAGAGTGAAAGGTACCTTGGAAGTATATCATGCATATATTTCCGACTCGTCTACTGCAAATACTGACAATGGAGATGCTGCATCTGACTCAGGAGGATGGGAAATGGTACAACCG GTAGCATTTGACTCACCTTTACCACCAGGATGGGAAGAAAGACAAGATGCAAATGGGCGAACGTATTATGTTAATCACATAGCACGATTTACGCAATGGGAACGTCCAACAGAAGC TAACACTTCACCCACTGGAAATATGACGATTGAACGAAATTTTAGTACTGCAGCAACTGAATTCCAACGACGTTTTCATATTAGTGCGGATAACGAAAACAGACACAGAAGTTCGATTAATCAG GATGGTGAAATTCCTCGCGAGGAAGATGAAGATTCAGAAACAAGAGAGTGTGAGGTTGAGAATCATAGGGGAGGGGGTATTGGGGATACTTCTTCAGACTCTGGACATTCTGTCGATCAACGTGGCTACGTTAGCGAATACGAAGAACAG AGTGACGATAATGTTGACAGCCCAGCTGGGTCTAGACGATCATCAGAACAG ATCGAAACCCCGAAACCTACGCTACCTGCATCAAGCGATGAAGGACTACCGCTTGGATGGGGTATGCAAGTAGCTCCGAATGGTAGAGTATTTTTCATTGATCATAATGAAAGGACAACAACATGGATTGATCCTCGGACAGGACGTCCAAGTTCGATACCTAATCATATCGCTCCTTCTACTACACCAAGAAGTGATTTAGATCAACTTGGACCTCTTCCTGAAGGTTGGGAAGAAAGAGTTCACATTGACGGGAGAATATTTTTCATAGATCACA ATACAAGGACAACTCAGTGGGAAGATCCACGTATGTCTAATCCACAAATTGCTGGCCCG GCTGTGCCATATTCAAGAGATTATAAACGCAAATATGAATATCTGAAATCTCAGCTGAGAAAGCCT AATAATGTTCCtaataaatttgaaataaaagttGGTCGAAGTAATATTCTCGAAGATTCTTACCGTATAATTAGTTCGGTTAATAGAGTTgagatattgaaaacaaaattatGGGTTGAATTTGAAGGAGAAATCGGTTTGGATTATGGAGGACTTGCTAGAGAGTGGTTTTTCCTGCTGTCAAaagaaatgttcaatccttattaTGGACTCTTTGAATATTCTGCTAT ggATAATTATACTTTACAAATTAACCCCTTTTCGGGAGTTTGTAACGAAGAACATTTGAATTACTTTAAATTTATTGGTCGCATAGCAGGTATGGCTGTTTATCACGGTAAACTGTTGGATG CATTCTTCATTCggccattttataaaatgatgtTGGGTAAACCTATTGATTTAAAAGATATGGAAAGCGTGGATTCAGAATACTACAATTcgctattgtggattaaagaaaacGATCCTAGTGAATTAGAACTCACATTCTGTGTCGACGAGGAAAGTTTTGGTCACACCTCTCAAAGAGAACTTAAACCAGATGGTGCTAACATACCATTAACGGATAAAAATAAAGATGAATACATCGGATTAGTTATACAATGGCGATTCGTGTCAAGAGTTCAAGAACAAATGAATGCGTTTTTAGAAGGATTCAATGCTCTAATACCACCAACGCTAGTCAAAATATTTGACGAACATGAATTAGAATTACTGATGTGTGGTATTCAGCACATTGACGTGAAAGACTGGAAACAAAATACGCTATACAAAGGAGATTATCATGCTAATCATATTGTTGTACAGTGGTTTTGGCGTGTGGTTCTTTCGTTTAGCAATGAAATGCGCTCAAGACTGTTACAGTTTGTCACAGGAACATCACGAGTACCAATGAACGGTTTTAAAGAATTGTATGGTAGCAATGGGCCACAATTATTTACGATCGAGAAGTGGGGCAGACCAGAAAATTATCCAAGGGCTCATACTTG TTTCAATCGTATTGACCTTCCTCCTTACGAAAGTTATCAACAACTCAGGGAAAAATTGATAAAAGCAATTGAAGGTTCTCAAGGTTTTGCTGGAGTGGATTAG
- the Nedd4 gene encoding E3 ubiquitin-protein ligase Nedd4 isoform X2, producing MAEEHVYGYNPPPGVDGESRDETTSKLRLKVIAGHQLAKKDIFGASDPYVRVDLNTINGDETVDSALTKTKKKTLNPVWEEEFIFRVKPVDHKLVLQVFDENRLTRDDFLGMVELTLVNVPKEQEGQTIPARRYLLRPRSQRSRVKGTLEVYHAYISDSSTANTDNGDAASDSGGWEMVQPVNVNRPLQTVAFDSPLPPGWEERQDANGRTYYVNHIARFTQWERPTEANTSPTGNMTIERNFSTAATEFQRRFHISADNENRHRSSINQDGEIPREEDEDSETRECEVENHRGGGIGDTSSDSGHSVDQRGYVSEYEEQSDDNVDSPAGSRRSSEQIETPKPTLPASSDEGLPLGWGMQVAPNGRVFFIDHNERTTTWIDPRTGRPSSIPNHIAPSTTPRSDLDQLGPLPEGWEERVHIDGRIFFIDHNTRTTQWEDPRMSNPQIAGPAVPYSRDYKRKYEYLKSQLRKPNNVPNKFEIKVGRSNILEDSYRIISSVNRVEILKTKLWVEFEGEIGLDYGGLAREWFFLLSKEMFNPYYGLFEYSAMDNYTLQINPFSGVCNEEHLNYFKFIGRIAGMAVYHGKLLDAFFIRPFYKMMLGKPIDLKDMESVDSEYYNSLLWIKENDPSELELTFCVDEESFGHTSQRELKPDGANIPLTDKNKDEYIGLVIQWRFVSRVQEQMNAFLEGFNALIPPTLVKIFDEHELELLMCGIQHIDVKDWKQNTLYKGDYHANHIVVQWFWRVVLSFSNEMRSRLLQFVTGTSRVPMNGFKELYGSNGPQLFTIEKWGRPENYPRAHTCFNRIDLPPYESYQQLREKLIKAIEGSQGFAGVD from the exons ATGGCAGAGGAACACGTTTATGGGTATAATCCGCCACCCGGAGTTGACGGAGAATCT AGAGATGAGACTACTAGCAAGCTGAGGTTAAAGGTAATCGCTGGGCACCAACTAGCTAAGAAAGATATCTTTGGTGCAAGCGATCCTTATGTACGTGTTGACTTGAATACTATAAATGGTGATGAAACTGTGGATTCTGCACTTACAAAAACTAAAAAGAAAACTTTAAATCCCGTTTGGGAAGAAGAATTCATATTTAGA GTTAAACCTGTTGACCATAAGTTGGTGCTACAAGTATTTGATGAGAACAGATTAACAAGAGATGATTTCCTTGGAATGGTAGAATTGACATTAGTTAATGTACCTAAAGAACAAGAAGGTCAAACAATCCCTGCCAGACGTTATTTACTTCGACCACGCAG TCAGCGTTCGAGAGTGAAAGGTACCTTGGAAGTATATCATGCATATATTTCCGACTCGTCTACTGCAAATACTGACAATGGAGATGCTGCATCTGACTCAGGAGGATGGGAAATGGTACAACCGGTAAATGTCAATCGTCCTTTGCAAACA GTAGCATTTGACTCACCTTTACCACCAGGATGGGAAGAAAGACAAGATGCAAATGGGCGAACGTATTATGTTAATCACATAGCACGATTTACGCAATGGGAACGTCCAACAGAAGC TAACACTTCACCCACTGGAAATATGACGATTGAACGAAATTTTAGTACTGCAGCAACTGAATTCCAACGACGTTTTCATATTAGTGCGGATAACGAAAACAGACACAGAAGTTCGATTAATCAG GATGGTGAAATTCCTCGCGAGGAAGATGAAGATTCAGAAACAAGAGAGTGTGAGGTTGAGAATCATAGGGGAGGGGGTATTGGGGATACTTCTTCAGACTCTGGACATTCTGTCGATCAACGTGGCTACGTTAGCGAATACGAAGAACAG AGTGACGATAATGTTGACAGCCCAGCTGGGTCTAGACGATCATCAGAACAG ATCGAAACCCCGAAACCTACGCTACCTGCATCAAGCGATGAAGGACTACCGCTTGGATGGGGTATGCAAGTAGCTCCGAATGGTAGAGTATTTTTCATTGATCATAATGAAAGGACAACAACATGGATTGATCCTCGGACAGGACGTCCAAGTTCGATACCTAATCATATCGCTCCTTCTACTACACCAAGAAGTGATTTAGATCAACTTGGACCTCTTCCTGAAGGTTGGGAAGAAAGAGTTCACATTGACGGGAGAATATTTTTCATAGATCACA ATACAAGGACAACTCAGTGGGAAGATCCACGTATGTCTAATCCACAAATTGCTGGCCCG GCTGTGCCATATTCAAGAGATTATAAACGCAAATATGAATATCTGAAATCTCAGCTGAGAAAGCCT AATAATGTTCCtaataaatttgaaataaaagttGGTCGAAGTAATATTCTCGAAGATTCTTACCGTATAATTAGTTCGGTTAATAGAGTTgagatattgaaaacaaaattatGGGTTGAATTTGAAGGAGAAATCGGTTTGGATTATGGAGGACTTGCTAGAGAGTGGTTTTTCCTGCTGTCAAaagaaatgttcaatccttattaTGGACTCTTTGAATATTCTGCTAT ggATAATTATACTTTACAAATTAACCCCTTTTCGGGAGTTTGTAACGAAGAACATTTGAATTACTTTAAATTTATTGGTCGCATAGCAGGTATGGCTGTTTATCACGGTAAACTGTTGGATG CATTCTTCATTCggccattttataaaatgatgtTGGGTAAACCTATTGATTTAAAAGATATGGAAAGCGTGGATTCAGAATACTACAATTcgctattgtggattaaagaaaacGATCCTAGTGAATTAGAACTCACATTCTGTGTCGACGAGGAAAGTTTTGGTCACACCTCTCAAAGAGAACTTAAACCAGATGGTGCTAACATACCATTAACGGATAAAAATAAAGATGAATACATCGGATTAGTTATACAATGGCGATTCGTGTCAAGAGTTCAAGAACAAATGAATGCGTTTTTAGAAGGATTCAATGCTCTAATACCACCAACGCTAGTCAAAATATTTGACGAACATGAATTAGAATTACTGATGTGTGGTATTCAGCACATTGACGTGAAAGACTGGAAACAAAATACGCTATACAAAGGAGATTATCATGCTAATCATATTGTTGTACAGTGGTTTTGGCGTGTGGTTCTTTCGTTTAGCAATGAAATGCGCTCAAGACTGTTACAGTTTGTCACAGGAACATCACGAGTACCAATGAACGGTTTTAAAGAATTGTATGGTAGCAATGGGCCACAATTATTTACGATCGAGAAGTGGGGCAGACCAGAAAATTATCCAAGGGCTCATACTTG TTTCAATCGTATTGACCTTCCTCCTTACGAAAGTTATCAACAACTCAGGGAAAAATTGATAAAAGCAATTGAAGGTTCTCAAGGTTTTGCTGGAGTGGATTAG